The following proteins are co-located in the Imtechella halotolerans genome:
- a CDS encoding DinB family protein produces MKATLLTTEEYNAYYDPYIKALGNVDLFQAFNETEKEFLNLINSIPEEKLHYSYGIGKWTVAEVLLHVVDTERIFQYRALRIGRNDKTNLAGFDENLFVPESFSNERSVESLMDEFKVVRASTRLLFKSFNDQVLLRNGNANNSVISVRAIGFIISGHVKHHIRIIKERYL; encoded by the coding sequence ATGAAAGCAACACTTTTGACCACTGAAGAATATAATGCCTATTATGATCCTTATATTAAAGCCTTAGGTAATGTAGATTTGTTTCAAGCCTTTAATGAAACAGAGAAAGAATTTTTGAACTTGATAAATTCGATTCCTGAAGAGAAGTTGCATTATTCCTATGGAATTGGAAAATGGACCGTAGCGGAGGTTTTACTTCATGTGGTGGACACCGAACGTATTTTTCAATACAGAGCTTTACGAATTGGTCGTAATGATAAAACAAATTTAGCAGGCTTTGATGAAAATTTATTTGTACCTGAGAGTTTTTCTAATGAACGCAGTGTTGAAAGTTTAATGGATGAGTTTAAAGTAGTTCGTGCAAGTACGCGATTGCTCTTTAAAAGTTTTAATGACCAAGTATTACTGAGAAATGGGAATGCAAATAATTCGGTGATTTCTGTAAGAGCAATTGGATTTATAATAAGTGGCCATGTGAAGCATCATATTCGGATTATTAAAGAACGATATCTATAA